CATCTCCGTCCCGACCTCGTCAGAGACGATCGTATCGAGGGAACGATGCTTGAATCAGAGTACGAACACGGACTCCACGACATGTTCGCGGGTGGTCCGTTCTCAGTGTACCGTGGCTTCGACGAGTATTCGGAAACAGGGGCCATCGGAGCCCCCGAGCTCGCCACTGCGGAGAAAGGAGAGCGAATATACGAACGGTTAGGTGATGAAGTTGAGGCTGTACTCCGCGAAGTCTACGACCACGCTCTAGCCTGACAGAAACCGAAGTCCAGTTTTGAGACTACTCGGGTCAATCGCCTGACTGGCAGTCGTCTGCATCGCCAACGGCGTCCGGATCAGCGATAGCCTCATGGACTGCCGTCGTTGTCGTGAGCTCGCCGTCTGTGACGAACTCTTCGGATCGGCCATCAAGCCGGTTAACAAGCACACTGCGTGCCTCCCCGAGAACCTTTTCGTACGCCGGGTCGTTTGAGCGGTCTTGCTCCTCCCCAGGATCGCTGCCGAGGTCAAATAACAGCTCTCGGCCAGTTACGGGATTCCAGACGAATTTATGGCGGCCATCGACTACGTATTGCATCGCGTTCTCTGGATCATAGCTACCAGCGGCGTGCTCACCATGATACCACTCACGCCAGTCGTCACGAGACGGGTCTTCGAGCAAATCAATGAGGTTCCCTCCCTCGACGGTATCGGGAATGGGAGCGCCCGCTAGCGAGAGAAGTGTCGGCATGACGTCTTCGAGGCCGACAGGCCGGTCGACGATGCGCTTTCTAGGAAGGTCAGATGAAGCAGGAAAACGCATCAGTAGCGGTACGCGTGTAGAGCCCTCATATGCGTAGGTCTTGCGCCACAGATAGTGATCGCCAAGCATCTCCCCGTGGTCAGAAAGCATCACCACTGCAGTGTTATCGAGTTCATTGAGTACCCGGAGTTTGTCGAACACACGTTTTAGCTGGTGGTCTATGTGGGTGATAAGCCCATAGTATGCCGCTCGGACGCGGTGAATGATTGTCGGAGATAGGTCAGCGACCCATGCGTCGACGGCTGGATACTCAGGGATTTTCTCGCCGTAGACTTCCTCTGCCCACTCACCGACATACGGCGTTGGAGTGTCGCGGTCAACGTACATATCCCAGTAGGCCTGCGGCGGGTCAAATGGGGTATGCGGACGAACATACGAGAGATTGAGGAAGAATGGCCGTGTCTCGTCGCGTTGGTCAAGAAATTCAAGCGCACGATCGGTCGTCCAGTTGGTTGGGTGAAGATGCTCAGGAAGGTGACTTGGCCGAGGGTCCCACGAATTTCGTCCGAGGCCATGTGAGAGTTCGTCAAACCGACCGTCACTTTCGCGTTTGAGCCAACGGGTGTAGTCATCGTCGGGATGAGAAAACAGCGCCTCGTGCTGTTCCATACTCTCGAAGCCGACGTGGTTTCGGATGGGGACAGAGTGGATTTTGCCTACGAGTTTCGTTTGGTAGCCGGCTTTGCGGAGTTCACCTGGGAGGGTGTGCTCGAACTCCCACGGCGTCTCAACCCATCCAGGCGCACCGTTTGTCGCCGGCGTCTGGCCGGTCAGTAGACTGCGTCGGGCGGGCAAACACGACGGAGAGGGCGTGTACGCACGGGTGAACATCGCACCTTCGCTCACAAGCGAGTCGAGGTTCGGCGTATGAACGAGCGGGTATCCATCTGCATCGGTTGGCGAGTCGGGATCGGCTCCAATACAGTCACCTCGATGTTGGTCGGTGACGATGAACAGTATATTCGGTTGGCTCGACATGGATAACGTTGGCTCTACGCGGAGTCGACAAAGTTGTTTCCGTCGTCGAATGCGTACAGTTAGGGGGACGGAGGTTCGTCTGGAAGTATGCCACTCAACAAAGCGGATATGGTCATGTATGTCTACACGGCTGGAGCCGTCGTCAGCGGGGTTCTCCTCGAACGCTCGATTGGAGGTGATCCGGTTTTCATGCTTGCAGTTTCGTTAGTGGCCGGCCTCATTTGGGTCGCCTACTTCAACCTCCAACTTCGAACTCGCGTCCAACGGTTTAGAGATGAAGCGCGTGCGAGTCGATAATTGACGTCCAGGCAACCTGCAGTCAATCAGCTTTGGATGTGGTATTGCTTTCGAGCTATTCGAGTGCGACAGTAACGTGGCCGTCGAAATTGAGAATGACCCCCTGAGTAGCGTCGCCGAAGACAGCCTTCCCAGTCGGCGAGCGCTTCTTCCCGGCGATGAATACATGGTCGCAGTCGTACTCGTCGGCAACTGAGACAATGGTCGCTGCCCGTCGATCCTTGTCAAGGGAAGCGATAACTTCACAGCGGACACCTATATCGCTCAGACACTCTTCGACGGTTGTCTTGACTCCATTCTTCGCGGCCTCAAGGACGGTTGCAGTCCCATATCCCGTTTTTTCGACTGAGTCAATAGCTGCCAACTGCTCAAGGTCTCGTTCGAGTTCTTCATCTGTGAGAAGCGATAGCACAACGAGTTCTGCATCTACTCCAGCAGCCAGCGTTCCCGCTTCGCTGAGGAGATTTTCACTCGTATCCGTAGAATCGACGACTACCAATGCGCGGTCCATGACCGAAATTTAGGACAAACCATGATAAATCTACGTGTCGAAAGGTATCATAGATCTCGATATTGACCTTCTAGTGGCCAACCACCACTTACTACCCAAGTTCAAAACCGGCGCCGGCGACGACTGTCTCGCTCGTCAGCAGTGGCAGTGGTTCCTGATAGACCATTCGAGTGAGTTGGCGTTGCTGTTCGAAACCGAACTCGGAGAATAGTGTTTTCTCCGCACCAGCATCCGGGAGCAAATCGACGATAGCACTCTCGCCCTGGAGAACATTCGATGCTCCCTGAAGGAGCAGTTCCGTCACTTCAGGTGAAGTTGAGACAAATGGTCCGATATGACAGTGTTGCCTGCCAGGTCGAATCACCGCGTATCCCTCTCCATCCAGGTTGTCGCCGCTGATGACGAGCGTCGAGACATCTTCTTCACATGCGATTGCGTCAAGGAGCGCAGTCCGGTCGACCCCGACAGCATGGCGGTCGATTCGTTCGACGGTGGTCGAAATTCCCTCCGAAGTAGTGACTTCGAGTGCGGACGGTGGTTCACAAACAGTCGGCGTTCCGACCCACCGTTCGATAGGTGCGACGTCGACGAAGTCAACTTGTTTGTATACTGCGCGTCCGGCATCGGTCGCATCAAGACCGACATCGAGACCCCGCTTGCGACCGATATCGAGAACCCGTTCGAACATCTCCATCCCGTAACCCTGGCGTCGGTGACTCTCTTCGACAAGCACCATCCCAATCCAGCCGACTGTTTCATCATACGTCGCCAGCGTGGCAGTCGCAACGAGGTCGTCACCGACCCATCCCCCGAAACAACTTTCCGGAGCGAGGTTCAGCAACCGATGCCAGTCGACCGGGAGCTGATTCCAACCTGCCTGCGTCGACAACGCTAGTGCATCAGTGACGTCGTCGTGTTCGAGCGTCCGGATGTTCATGCAGCGAATGGGCCCGAAAAGCAAATGAACGTTGTGGACAACCGGAATACTCGATTCTGGTTAACTGGAGATCGGCGCTAAGTCCCCTCCTCAAGGAGCAACGCAGGGAGCGAAGCGACCGAATAGCGCAGTAGGTTGGGTTAGTTCACACCAACGATGTGAGATACTCTCGATCTCGGGTGACTGCCGTCTCGTAATCGAAACGGTCAGTGACAAACTCAACTTCGAGATACTCGTCGAAACCTGCTGCAGAGAGCGCATCAATCACTGCCGGAACATCGTAATGGGCGTCGGCGAGCAGACATCGGTGTTCGCCACTCAGCCCACGTTTCGGAACAGCTTGGAGGTGGACGTTGTTCGCCAGAGGTCCGAGCTCTTGCGCTTCGGTCAAAATCTCGTCTGCCGGTAGTACAAACAGGGGTTGCCAGTTGAGTCGGCAGTTCTCTTCGTCGACGGCTGCGAGGAGTTGCTTCGCTCCGACAGCGCTGTTGGTGAGTGTCCCGCCGTGCTTTTCGACTGTCACCGCTAGCCCGCGGTCAGCGGCCCGATCCGAGAGGTCACAAAGATCCTCGACGACCCGCTCCCAATGATGTTCAGTCCGGGTTTCGTACTCCTCGCGTCCGGCCCAGACACGTATTTTCGCCGCCTCCAGAGTTTGTGCGATGGCAAGTTCGCGCTCAACTTCATCTGCATATGTGGCTGTTCCAGGACGAAGGTATGATCCATAGACCGGGATGTCGAGGCCACGGCGCTTTGCGGTGACACGCGCATCCTCGCACGCAGCATCCGACCGACTACCGAGATGGTCGCCACCCCACAGTTCGACGCCATCATAGCCTGCACGGTCAGCAACCGCGAGTACGTCACCGATTTGCAACTCCCGATTCGAGATCGTACAGAGTCCGAGTTTCATTCTCGAAGGCTGCGTCGCTCATGACATAAATCTCTCGTCGAGTGTTAGCTAGCGGGCAGATTTATTATGGAGTGGTTTGTCGGTACCTGCGACGAACACATATGAGCGAACGGCCTCGACGGCAAGTAGCGACAGACGGTGGTATCGACAGACCTAATGAAGACCCAGATTGGAAAGTCGGTGTTGCGAGACAACCAATCACGCCGGATGAAGACGGTGGCAACCATCTCGCTGGGTTCGCAGCACGCGACGGTGAGATGGACGAAATCGAACACGATATCTTCGCACGAGCACTCGCACTCGAAGACCGCACTGGAAGACGAGTTGTCGTCCTCTCTTTCGAGCTCATTTTCGCGCTCTCCGAACAGCGTGAGATGCTCGAATCGATGGCTGAGGAACGATGGAACGTCGAGCCAGATGCGCTAATACTCAATCCATCGCACACCCACTACGGTCCAGAGTACAGCCTTCGACCTGAAGAACTCGATGACAACCCGAGCGACCGTGACCGGGCACGCGCAGCGTACCGAGAACGCCTTGACGAGACACTCATCGCCACTATCGACGAAGCAATCGAGGATCTTGAACCTGCACACCTCACGTACTACCAGACGAGTTGTGCAATTGCGGTGAGTCGTCGCTACCCTGACGAGGAACGTGTCCGGTTTGATCCGTTCAGTGACGCGCCAGTCGAC
The sequence above is drawn from the Haloprofundus salinisoli genome and encodes:
- a CDS encoding arylsulfatase; this translates as MSSQPNILFIVTDQHRGDCIGADPDSPTDADGYPLVHTPNLDSLVSEGAMFTRAYTPSPSCLPARRSLLTGQTPATNGAPGWVETPWEFEHTLPGELRKAGYQTKLVGKIHSVPIRNHVGFESMEQHEALFSHPDDDYTRWLKRESDGRFDELSHGLGRNSWDPRPSHLPEHLHPTNWTTDRALEFLDQRDETRPFFLNLSYVRPHTPFDPPQAYWDMYVDRDTPTPYVGEWAEEVYGEKIPEYPAVDAWVADLSPTIIHRVRAAYYGLITHIDHQLKRVFDKLRVLNELDNTAVVMLSDHGEMLGDHYLWRKTYAYEGSTRVPLLMRFPASSDLPRKRIVDRPVGLEDVMPTLLSLAGAPIPDTVEGGNLIDLLEDPSRDDWREWYHGEHAAGSYDPENAMQYVVDGRHKFVWNPVTGRELLFDLGSDPGEEQDRSNDPAYEKVLGEARSVLVNRLDGRSEEFVTDGELTTTTAVHEAIADPDAVGDADDCQSGD
- a CDS encoding sugar phosphate isomerase/epimerase family protein, with the protein product MKLGLCTISNRELQIGDVLAVADRAGYDGVELWGGDHLGSRSDAACEDARVTAKRRGLDIPVYGSYLRPGTATYADEVERELAIAQTLEAAKIRVWAGREEYETRTEHHWERVVEDLCDLSDRAADRGLAVTVEKHGGTLTNSAVGAKQLLAAVDEENCRLNWQPLFVLPADEILTEAQELGPLANNVHLQAVPKRGLSGEHRCLLADAHYDVPAVIDALSAAGFDEYLEVEFVTDRFDYETAVTRDREYLTSLV
- a CDS encoding universal stress protein, producing MDRALVVVDSTDTSENLLSEAGTLAAGVDAELVVLSLLTDEELERDLEQLAAIDSVEKTGYGTATVLEAAKNGVKTTVEECLSDIGVRCEVIASLDKDRRAATIVSVADEYDCDHVFIAGKKRSPTGKAVFGDATQGVILNFDGHVTVALE
- a CDS encoding GNAT family N-acetyltransferase, whose amino-acid sequence is MNIRTLEHDDVTDALALSTQAGWNQLPVDWHRLLNLAPESCFGGWVGDDLVATATLATYDETVGWIGMVLVEESHRRQGYGMEMFERVLDIGRKRGLDVGLDATDAGRAVYKQVDFVDVAPIERWVGTPTVCEPPSALEVTTSEGISTTVERIDRHAVGVDRTALLDAIACEEDVSTLVISGDNLDGEGYAVIRPGRQHCHIGPFVSTSPEVTELLLQGASNVLQGESAIVDLLPDAGAEKTLFSEFGFEQQRQLTRMVYQEPLPLLTSETVVAGAGFELG